In the genome of Nonlabens sp. MB-3u-79, one region contains:
- a CDS encoding TolC family protein, with protein sequence MNYKFIYVWVFSVLAFAKAYPQQTPNQDSYSFSLEEAINHGLEHNYQAINAKRDIAKALKQKWETTAAGLPQINGGLNYQNQLIQPVSFLPASFSGGPEGEFVPGIFGPRQNMSLTATLSQLIFDGSYIVALEASSTFIDFSENANNKTKLEVRKGIINAYGGVLLTQENINILTKNRNNVQESLNETTKVFENGLAEEEDVEQLQITLSQLNNQLNSAIRQKEIALDMLKLALGIELKAVITLKDNLESLAIKNINPSFSNEALDLELSVDYQIAYNFTQQRKLEYKLERAKSLPTVSGFINYGTLTANNNFVFFNNNQLWFDNSIAGLSINLPIFSSLGRKAAQDRTKIAWDQALTDLDRTREEIRLSYQRSLNNYQTAIDNYSTSKDNLRLAERIENKNQIKFREGISSSFDLRQAQTQLYSTQATYLQSMYQVISEKANLETILNTPEFINQK encoded by the coding sequence ATGAACTATAAATTTATATATGTTTGGGTTTTTAGTGTTCTCGCTTTCGCGAAAGCGTACCCACAACAAACCCCAAACCAGGACTCTTACAGCTTTTCCTTAGAAGAAGCGATAAACCATGGGCTAGAACATAACTACCAAGCCATTAATGCAAAAAGAGACATTGCTAAAGCACTTAAGCAAAAATGGGAAACTACTGCGGCTGGTTTGCCACAAATTAACGGTGGCCTTAATTATCAAAATCAATTGATACAACCTGTTTCCTTCTTACCAGCATCCTTTAGTGGTGGACCAGAAGGTGAATTTGTTCCTGGCATTTTTGGCCCTAGACAAAACATGAGCCTAACGGCAACACTGTCTCAACTTATTTTTGATGGTTCTTATATTGTAGCATTAGAAGCCTCATCTACATTTATCGATTTTTCAGAAAACGCAAATAATAAGACAAAGCTAGAAGTGAGAAAAGGAATTATTAATGCTTATGGTGGGGTATTGCTCACTCAGGAAAACATAAATATCCTGACTAAAAACCGCAATAATGTTCAAGAAAGTCTGAATGAAACAACTAAAGTTTTTGAAAATGGACTTGCTGAGGAAGAAGATGTTGAGCAGCTCCAAATAACTCTTTCACAACTTAACAATCAATTAAATAGCGCGATAAGACAAAAAGAAATAGCATTAGATATGTTAAAACTAGCGTTAGGTATAGAGCTTAAAGCAGTAATTACTTTAAAAGATAATCTTGAGTCACTTGCTATTAAAAATATAAATCCTTCTTTCAGTAATGAGGCGCTAGATTTAGAACTATCTGTGGATTATCAAATCGCTTATAATTTTACTCAACAACGTAAATTAGAATATAAACTAGAAAGAGCAAAAAGCTTACCTACTGTAAGTGGTTTTATAAATTATGGAACCTTAACAGCTAACAATAATTTTGTGTTTTTTAACAACAACCAGCTTTGGTTTGACAATTCTATTGCAGGTTTGAGCATCAATCTCCCTATTTTTAGTTCGCTAGGTAGAAAAGCAGCTCAAGATCGTACAAAAATTGCCTGGGATCAAGCTCTTACCGATCTAGATCGCACCAGAGAAGAAATACGATTGAGTTACCAGAGGTCTCTTAACAATTATCAGACTGCTATAGATAATTACAGCACCAGTAAGGATAACTTAAGACTAGCAGAGCGTATTGAAAACAAGAACCAAATTAAATTTAGAGAAGGGATTTCTTCCAGCTTTGATTTGAGACAAGCACAAACACAATTGTACAGCACACAGGCAACTTATTTACAGAGTATGTATCAAGTGATTTCTGAAAAAGCAAATCTAGAAACCATTTTGAACACCCCTGAATTTATCAATCAAAAATAA
- a CDS encoding polyprenyl synthetase family protein, translated as MNAIDQLRIIFLDHLNNRIAEKEPAGLYDPVHYILELGGKRLRPLLTLMSAKMYGASVKDALDAGVAVEVFHNFTLLHDDIMDAADLRRGKETVHKKWDVNTGILSGDVMLIMAYRFLEGYNKDQFHQLTKIFSRTALEVCEGQQYDVDFETRVDVSISEYLLMIKLKTSVLVGCALQMGAIIAGVDEEEQELIYNYGIHLGLAFQLMDDYLDAFGDPETFGKEVGGDIRENKKTYLYLKSIEDEHCATELKEWFALDHEKMNEDQIEEKKEIVKVFFEESGGAAATLEAIKSYTDKALTIIDQLSISEDYKKELRDFSIDLMDRVS; from the coding sequence ATGAATGCGATAGACCAACTTAGAATTATATTTTTAGATCACCTTAATAACAGGATTGCAGAAAAGGAACCTGCGGGATTGTACGATCCAGTTCATTATATTCTAGAGTTAGGCGGGAAACGATTAAGGCCTTTACTGACATTGATGAGTGCAAAAATGTATGGTGCCTCCGTTAAAGATGCCTTGGATGCAGGAGTAGCTGTCGAGGTCTTTCATAATTTCACTTTGCTTCATGATGATATTATGGATGCAGCAGACCTGCGTCGGGGTAAAGAAACGGTTCATAAAAAATGGGATGTCAATACAGGAATACTTTCTGGAGATGTCATGTTGATAATGGCCTACCGTTTTTTGGAAGGCTATAACAAAGATCAATTTCACCAATTGACTAAAATCTTTTCTAGAACAGCGCTAGAAGTATGTGAAGGCCAGCAATATGATGTGGATTTTGAAACTCGAGTTGACGTTAGTATTTCAGAATATTTGTTGATGATCAAATTAAAAACATCGGTTCTTGTAGGTTGTGCACTTCAAATGGGTGCTATTATTGCTGGTGTAGATGAAGAAGAACAAGAGTTGATCTACAACTATGGGATTCATTTAGGACTTGCTTTTCAATTGATGGATGATTACCTCGATGCCTTCGGTGATCCAGAGACTTTTGGTAAAGAAGTAGGCGGAGATATCAGGGAAAATAAGAAGACTTATTTGTACCTGAAAAGTATAGAAGATGAGCATTGCGCTACCGAATTAAAGGAATGGTTTGCTCTTGATCATGAAAAAATGAATGAAGATCAGATTGAGGAGAAGAAAGAAATAGTAAAAGTATTTTTTGAAGAAAGCGGCGGGGCTGCAGCTACACTTGAAGCGATTAAATCGTATACAGATAAAGCACTAACTATTATTGATCAACTTTCTATTAGTGAAGACTACAAAAAAGAGTTGAGAGATTTCTCTATTGATTTGATGGACCGCGTGAGTTAG
- a CDS encoding TerB family tellurite resistance protein, translating into MSFSSLFVSGESARNKSHFATLVTIAQVSGIHEEEEIVLNRLKVVLDISDADYTNIIKNPKAYPVTPPNTSEERIQWLHDLFKVVFADHRMNEIEHHLLKKYATALGYNDEDAAYLVERSIEIFNGHLNLEDYRYLLNKNR; encoded by the coding sequence ATGTCATTTTCAAGTTTATTTGTGTCTGGCGAAAGTGCCAGAAATAAAAGTCATTTTGCGACTTTAGTAACTATTGCCCAAGTTTCTGGAATTCATGAGGAAGAAGAGATTGTGCTAAATCGATTAAAGGTTGTTCTGGATATATCAGACGCTGATTATACTAATATTATAAAAAACCCAAAGGCCTACCCTGTGACGCCTCCTAACACTAGTGAAGAGCGTATACAATGGTTGCATGACCTTTTTAAAGTGGTATTTGCAGATCATCGTATGAACGAGATAGAGCATCACTTATTGAAAAAGTATGCTACGGCATTAGGTTACAATGATGAAGATGCAGCATATCTAGTGGAGCGTTCTATAGAGATATTTAACGGACACCTCAATTTAGAGGATTACAGATACTTATTGAATAAGAACAGATAG
- a CDS encoding NAD-dependent epimerase/dehydratase family protein translates to MATKVLVIGACGQIGTELTMRLREIYGGEQVIASDIREGSEEIMASGPFESLDAMNKSQIEDVCLHYQVNEVYLMAAMLSATGEKFPKKAWSLNMDSLMHVLDLAKEGKIDKLFWPSSIAVFGPTTPKHDTPQHTIMEPTTVYGISKQTGERWCEYYHQKYGVDVRSMRYPGLISWKTLPGGGTTDYAIDIFHKAVAGENYNCFLSENTELPMMYMEDAVRATVEIMRAPSEEIIERSSYNLSGMSFTPQDIANEINKHVPDFSISYEPDFRQQIADSWPSSIDDAPARKDWNWKHEYGLDQMVTEMLSHLK, encoded by the coding sequence ATGGCAACCAAAGTATTAGTAATAGGAGCTTGTGGACAGATAGGAACAGAGCTTACCATGCGATTAAGAGAGATCTATGGTGGTGAGCAGGTAATTGCTAGCGATATACGTGAAGGTAGTGAGGAAATTATGGCTTCTGGGCCTTTTGAATCGCTAGATGCGATGAATAAAAGTCAGATAGAAGATGTGTGCCTGCATTATCAAGTAAATGAAGTATATCTCATGGCAGCTATGTTAAGCGCTACGGGAGAGAAGTTTCCTAAAAAGGCTTGGAGCTTAAATATGGATTCTTTGATGCATGTGTTAGACCTTGCAAAGGAAGGAAAGATCGATAAATTATTTTGGCCGTCGAGTATAGCTGTTTTCGGACCTACTACTCCGAAGCATGACACGCCGCAACACACGATTATGGAGCCTACTACTGTTTATGGTATTAGCAAACAAACCGGAGAGCGATGGTGCGAGTATTACCATCAAAAATATGGTGTAGACGTAAGATCTATGAGGTATCCAGGGTTGATTTCATGGAAAACATTACCTGGCGGTGGAACGACAGATTACGCTATAGATATTTTTCACAAAGCAGTGGCAGGTGAAAATTACAATTGTTTTTTAAGTGAAAATACGGAGCTTCCTATGATGTATATGGAAGACGCGGTAAGAGCTACGGTAGAGATTATGCGTGCCCCTTCTGAAGAGATTATTGAGCGTTCTTCTTACAACCTTTCTGGCATGAGTTTTACACCACAAGATATTGCTAATGAGATTAATAAGCACGTACCAGACTTTTCTATCAGTTATGAGCCAGATTTCAGACAACAAATTGCAGATAGCTGGCCTAGTTCTATTGATGATGCCCCAGCCAGAAAAGACTGGAACTGGAAACATGAATACGGCCTTGATCAAATGGTGACTGAAATGTTATCTCATCTCAAATAA
- a CDS encoding TetR/AcrR family transcriptional regulator — translation MTDIKAQIIATSLDLFLTLGFKSVTMDEIAAKLGMSKKTLYTHFKNKGELVKESSVHLCDHICNGVDHIIDGETENAIEELYTIKRFVMEHLKGDDTSPIYQLQKYYPEVHKEVTQIQFDFMDNCIKKNVSKGIEKGLYRNNIDANFIARIYFIGLQGIKNLQVFPTQNFPVNELYNQYLEYHLRGIVTPQGRKILNKITNTNHN, via the coding sequence ATGACTGATATCAAAGCACAAATTATAGCGACTTCCCTAGATCTATTCCTAACCTTAGGGTTTAAAAGTGTTACTATGGATGAGATCGCAGCAAAATTAGGGATGAGTAAAAAGACCTTGTACACGCACTTTAAGAATAAAGGAGAGCTGGTAAAAGAGTCTTCTGTTCACTTGTGCGACCATATTTGTAACGGTGTGGATCACATTATTGATGGAGAAACAGAAAATGCGATTGAAGAACTCTATACCATAAAGAGATTTGTGATGGAGCATCTCAAAGGTGATGACACTTCTCCTATTTATCAACTTCAAAAATATTACCCAGAAGTCCATAAGGAAGTAACTCAGATTCAATTTGACTTCATGGATAACTGTATTAAGAAAAATGTTTCTAAAGGAATAGAGAAAGGACTTTATAGAAATAACATAGATGCAAATTTTATTGCACGCATCTATTTTATAGGTCTTCAAGGAATCAAAAACCTCCAAGTTTTTCCTACACAGAATTTTCCTGTAAATGAGCTTTATAACCAGTATTTAGAATACCACCTTAGAGGTATTGTTACTCCGCAAGGGCGTAAAATTTTAAACAAAATAACCAACACAAACCACAATTAA
- a CDS encoding ATP-dependent DNA ligase: MKQFAELIRTIDGTNKTNLKVAALTEYFKTANDEDKLWTIAILSHRRPKRPVNTTLMREWATQISGVPMWLFEESYHIVGDLAETIALILPTANESSDKSLSQIISEIIALRSKGELEKKEYLQKNWLQLNYYERFVFNKILTGGFRIGVSQKLMTRALANATGIDKDVLAHKLMGNWTGENTSFQELVYEDNEVARRGKPYPFYLAYAIEGEISDLNNINQWNAEHKWDGIRSQTIIRSNEIFVWSRGEELVTDKYPEFQKFLDVIPNGTVIDGEILPFKDGEIMNFNDLQTRIGRKTVGKKLLQDVPVVIVAYDLLEWQGKDLREQPFEKRRAVLDELVLNLHKKEESLSQGEKTPLLLSETMTFDSWEEMATERALAREKRSEGLMIKRKDSPYLVGRKKGDWWKWKTDPFSVDAVLTYAMRGHGRRANLFTDYTFGLWQDGELVTFAKAYSGLTDAEFRKIDAWIKKNTLERFGPVRSVTPHHVFEIAFEGIAPSKRHKSGVATRFPRIVRWRTDKPMEEANTLDDLKALIP, from the coding sequence ATGAAACAGTTTGCAGAACTCATCCGTACTATAGACGGAACTAATAAAACCAACCTCAAAGTAGCTGCGCTTACGGAGTATTTTAAGACCGCAAATGATGAAGATAAATTGTGGACCATTGCCATACTTTCTCACCGACGCCCCAAAAGACCCGTTAACACCACTTTGATGAGAGAATGGGCGACACAAATTAGTGGTGTACCCATGTGGCTGTTTGAAGAAAGCTACCATATTGTCGGTGATCTGGCAGAAACCATTGCGCTCATTCTTCCTACAGCAAACGAATCTAGCGACAAAAGCCTTTCGCAAATCATTAGCGAAATTATAGCGCTAAGGTCCAAGGGGGAGCTTGAAAAAAAAGAATACCTGCAAAAAAACTGGCTCCAACTCAATTATTACGAACGATTTGTTTTTAATAAAATACTAACTGGTGGTTTTAGGATAGGTGTTTCTCAAAAATTAATGACCCGAGCATTAGCTAATGCTACTGGAATTGATAAAGATGTGCTCGCCCATAAACTCATGGGAAACTGGACGGGAGAAAACACCAGTTTTCAGGAGTTGGTTTATGAAGATAATGAAGTGGCCAGGAGAGGCAAGCCTTATCCATTCTACCTTGCTTATGCTATTGAAGGAGAAATTAGCGATCTAAACAATATCAATCAATGGAACGCAGAGCACAAATGGGACGGCATCAGGTCACAGACAATTATACGAAGTAACGAGATTTTTGTGTGGTCCCGTGGGGAAGAATTAGTTACCGATAAGTATCCAGAATTTCAAAAGTTCCTAGATGTGATTCCTAATGGGACTGTGATCGATGGAGAGATCCTACCATTTAAAGATGGTGAAATCATGAATTTCAATGACCTACAAACCAGAATAGGTCGTAAAACAGTAGGTAAAAAACTATTACAAGATGTTCCTGTTGTTATTGTCGCGTACGACTTACTGGAATGGCAAGGAAAAGATTTGAGAGAACAACCCTTTGAAAAACGCAGAGCGGTACTGGATGAGCTGGTTTTAAATCTTCACAAAAAAGAAGAGTCATTGTCACAAGGGGAAAAAACACCATTGCTGCTTTCAGAAACCATGACTTTTGACTCTTGGGAAGAAATGGCGACAGAGCGGGCTTTGGCAAGAGAAAAACGATCAGAAGGATTGATGATCAAACGCAAAGACAGTCCCTATCTGGTAGGACGTAAAAAAGGCGACTGGTGGAAATGGAAAACAGATCCATTTTCGGTTGATGCAGTATTGACTTATGCCATGCGAGGGCACGGAAGAAGAGCTAATTTATTTACCGACTATACTTTTGGACTTTGGCAAGATGGAGAGCTGGTTACTTTTGCAAAAGCCTATTCTGGACTTACTGATGCCGAATTTCGAAAAATAGATGCTTGGATCAAGAAGAACACCTTGGAACGATTCGGCCCCGTGCGATCTGTAACACCGCATCATGTATTTGAAATTGCTTTTGAAGGAATAGCACCTAGCAAAAGACACAAATCTGGAGTAGCCACAAGGTTTCCTAGAATCGTCCGCTGGCGAACTGATAAACCTATGGAAGAAGCAAATACGCTAGATGATTTAAAGGCATTGATCCCTTAG
- a CDS encoding ligase-associated DNA damage response exonuclease, translating into MSQPLLQFTKKGIYCKPAGVYLDPWKPVAKALITHGHADHSRWGHKKYLTHNDNVPIITHRLGDINVSGVNYNEVFSINNVKFSFHPAGHIPGSSQIRVEHRGEVWVFTGDYKTEADGISSVYEPVKCDTFITECTFGLPAFKWRSQQLVMDDINLWCAQNHAEKKTSVLFAYSLGKAQRIIKHLDTSQMKIYCHGAVYKMTEVLRQQINFPPTHLITKETTKEELAGNIVIAPPSAHGSAWMKKMVPYVTASASGWMTFRGARRRRAIDKGFVLSDHCDWDGLLDSIAATGCENVITTHGYQEIFARFLREEKGLNAISERTQYEGENSELSAEEKSESSETEQSVSERSEKTSSSSSSSNSSSNSISSVAP; encoded by the coding sequence ATGAGTCAACCATTACTTCAATTCACTAAAAAAGGAATTTATTGCAAGCCTGCAGGCGTCTATCTGGATCCATGGAAACCCGTAGCTAAAGCACTCATCACACATGGCCATGCAGACCATTCCCGATGGGGACACAAAAAATACCTTACCCATAATGATAACGTTCCCATCATTACGCACCGACTGGGCGATATCAATGTGTCGGGAGTAAATTATAACGAAGTTTTTTCCATCAACAATGTGAAATTCTCTTTTCACCCCGCTGGGCATATTCCAGGATCTTCACAAATACGCGTCGAGCACCGCGGAGAAGTATGGGTTTTTACAGGTGATTATAAAACAGAAGCTGACGGTATTTCTAGCGTTTACGAACCTGTAAAATGCGATACCTTTATTACAGAATGCACCTTTGGATTACCCGCCTTTAAATGGCGTTCTCAACAACTGGTCATGGATGATATCAACTTGTGGTGTGCTCAAAACCATGCAGAAAAGAAGACCTCCGTACTATTTGCTTATTCTTTAGGGAAAGCACAGCGTATTATCAAACATCTGGACACCAGTCAAATGAAGATTTACTGTCATGGAGCCGTCTATAAAATGACGGAAGTCTTAAGACAACAAATCAACTTTCCTCCTACTCATTTGATTACCAAAGAAACTACCAAAGAAGAACTTGCAGGCAACATTGTTATCGCACCACCCAGTGCTCATGGAAGTGCCTGGATGAAAAAAATGGTTCCATATGTCACAGCAAGTGCCAGCGGTTGGATGACTTTTAGAGGTGCACGACGCAGAAGAGCCATCGATAAAGGTTTTGTCCTTTCTGATCATTGCGACTGGGACGGTTTATTAGATAGCATAGCAGCCACTGGCTGTGAAAATGTAATTACGACACACGGCTATCAAGAGATTTTTGCTCGGTTCTTAAGAGAAGAAAAAGGACTCAATGCCATAAGCGAGCGCACACAATATGAAGGAGAAAACTCAGAATTAAGCGCTGAAGAAAAAAGTGAAAGTTCAGAAACTGAGCAAAGTGTTTCCGAGCGAAGCGAGAAAACATCAAGTTCGAGTTCGAGTTCAAATTCAAGTTCGAATTCAATTTCAAGCGTAGCGCCATGA